The following coding sequences are from one Anabas testudineus chromosome 16, fAnaTes1.2, whole genome shotgun sequence window:
- the gtpbp10 gene encoding GTP-binding protein 10, which produces MVHFTRICFRKYGNFVDNLRLYVRGGTGGMGLPRLGGQGGNGGDVWVVATKNMTLKRIKDKYPQKRFVGGIGGNSSVRALKGDRGKDKEIFAPVGITVTSDDDRKLGDLNAEGDRVRVAKGGPGGSFCSAFQPGRGQAKHIRLDLKLIADLGLVGFPNAGKSSLLTAMSNATPQVASYAFTTLKPEIGKLMYKDYKQISVADLPGLIEGAHINKGMGHKFLKHVERTKQLLFVVDVCGFQLASQTPFRTAFEAVQLLTKELELYKQELVSKPALLVVNKMDLPDAQDKLQQLKEQLQNPDDFSDLLPDDMIPKNYITFRHVVPVSATTGFGIEHLKSCIRESLDEDAAMAMKAIHQERLQALRYQSHEHS; this is translated from the exons TATGGAAACTTTGTGGACAATCTCCGTCTGTACGTCCGTGGAGGCACTGGTGGCATGGGTTTACCTCGTCTTGGGGGACAGGGCGGGAATGGTGGAGATGTTTGGGTGGTGGCCACAAAGAACATGACGTTGAAGAGGATCAAGGACAAATATCCCCAAAAACGTTTTGTAGGTGGAATAGGAGGCAACAGCAG tgttCGAGCACTGAAAGGAGACCGGGGGAAGGACAAGGAGATCTTTGCTCCTGTTGGCATCACTGTCACCTCCGATGATGACAGAAAACTTG GTGACCTGAATGCTGAGGGCGATCGTGTGAGGGTGGCAAAGGGAGGACCTGGAGGCTCCTTCTGCTCTGCATTTCAGCCCGGTAGGGGTCAGGCCAAACACATCCGTCTGGACCTCAAACTTATTGCTGACCTGGGCCTTGTGGG GTTCCCAAATGCAGGAAAGTCCTCTCTCCTGACAGCCATGTCTAATGCCACACCTCAGGTTGCCAGCTATGCTT TCACAACTTTAAAGCCAGAGATTGGCAAACTGATGTATAAAGATTATAAGCAG ATCTCCGTTGCTGATCTTCCAGGCCTGATTGAAGGAGCTCACATAAACAAAGGAATGGGCCATAAGTTCCTAAAACATGTGGAGAGGAccaagcagctgctgtttgtg GTAGATGTCTGTGGTTTTCAGCTGGCTAGTCAAACACCATTTAGAACAGCATTTGAAGCTGTGCAACTTCTCACCAAG GAGTTGGAGTTGTACAAACAGGAGCTTGTGTCAAAACCTGCTCTTCTGGTGGTGAATAAGATGGACCTTCCCGACGCTCAGGACAAActacaacaactgaaagagcaACTACAAAACCCAGATG ATTTTTCTGATCTGTTGCCTGATGACATGATACCAAAGAACTACATAACCTTCAGACACGTGGTTCCTGTTTCTGCCACCACGGGGTTTGGCATCGAGCATCTGAAAAGCTGCATCCGAGAGTCGCTTGATGAAGACGCAGCAATGGCAATGAAGGCCATCCATCAAGAAAGACTGCAGGCACTGAGGTACCAGTCACATGAGCATTCGTGA